The following are from one region of the Paenibacillus sp. JZ16 genome:
- a CDS encoding sodium-dependent transporter has product MKSQLNNPASTGKNDRFSSAGFILAAIGSSVGLGNMWKFPYITGEHGGAAFFLLFIVCLIVIGLPVLLAELAIGRAGRGSAATSFVKAGGPKAFGHLGLLQVIAPFLILTFYVIVAGWTLHYAVMSFSGNLYNNTDFGGQFTAFTEGYMPIIWQIVAIAISGWVVAKGISGGIEKFNKVLIPGLIILLIVLMIRAVTLPGAGEGISFFLNPDFSKLSPEAALVALGHAFFSLSLGMGILLTYGAYVDKRQSLGPATLAIGAGDLIYAFIAGLIIFPTTASFGIEPNAGPSLVFIALPAAFSAMPLGSFFGGLFFILLAIAALTSSVSLMEVPTSYVMDRWNWGRTKAVLVICALVMLVGLPSALSFGIVPGLTDIGGKNFFDWLDFVTSNILLPLGGLITTIFAGYFWKRAADAAGLKAGWFRVWLFMLRYIAPVLVLLVLLHTTGVIKFD; this is encoded by the coding sequence ATGAAATCTCAGCTCAACAACCCAGCTTCAACAGGAAAAAATGATCGGTTTTCCTCTGCTGGATTTATTCTGGCCGCGATCGGGAGCTCTGTCGGCCTCGGAAACATGTGGAAGTTCCCTTACATTACGGGAGAACATGGCGGTGCAGCATTCTTCCTGCTCTTTATCGTCTGCCTCATCGTGATCGGTTTGCCTGTCCTGCTGGCAGAACTCGCCATTGGACGAGCTGGCCGCGGGAGTGCCGCAACTTCCTTTGTCAAAGCGGGCGGACCGAAAGCCTTCGGGCACCTGGGATTGCTCCAGGTTATTGCACCATTTCTCATTCTGACCTTCTATGTCATTGTGGCAGGCTGGACGCTTCATTATGCGGTCATGTCATTTAGCGGCAATCTGTACAACAACACCGATTTCGGTGGCCAATTTACTGCGTTTACGGAAGGTTACATGCCGATTATATGGCAAATCGTCGCTATTGCGATCTCAGGATGGGTGGTAGCTAAAGGCATCTCCGGAGGAATCGAAAAATTCAACAAGGTTCTGATCCCGGGCCTGATCATTCTGTTGATCGTATTAATGATCCGCGCGGTAACCTTGCCTGGAGCCGGCGAAGGCATATCCTTCTTCTTAAATCCTGATTTCTCGAAGCTGAGCCCGGAAGCGGCGCTGGTCGCGTTGGGACATGCCTTCTTCTCCCTCTCGCTGGGGATGGGGATTCTGTTGACCTACGGCGCTTATGTGGATAAGCGGCAATCGCTAGGTCCGGCAACCCTCGCCATCGGCGCGGGCGACCTGATTTATGCGTTTATTGCCGGGCTTATTATATTCCCGACAACCGCTTCCTTCGGGATCGAGCCCAATGCCGGCCCTTCTCTTGTCTTCATTGCCTTGCCGGCTGCCTTCTCGGCCATGCCGCTGGGTTCTTTTTTCGGGGGATTGTTCTTCATACTTCTAGCCATCGCCGCCTTAACCTCTTCCGTCTCATTGATGGAGGTCCCAACCTCTTATGTCATGGACCGCTGGAATTGGGGACGTACCAAAGCTGTATTGGTCATCTGCGCGCTGGTTATGCTGGTCGGTCTACCCTCCGCGTTGTCATTCGGCATCGTACCCGGGCTTACTGATATCGGCGGCAAAAACTTCTTTGACTGGCTGGATTTCGTCACATCGAACATTCTGCTTCCGCTCGGGGGGCTGATCACCACTATCTTTGCAGGGTACTTCTGGAAGAGAGCGGCAGATGCCGCCGGCCTTAAAGCCGGCTGGTTCCGGGTATGGCTGTTCATGCTCCGTTACATCGCGCCGGTTCTCGTATTACTGGTGCTGCTCCATACCACGGGCGTGATCAAGTTCGATTAA
- a CDS encoding GGDEF domain-containing protein, whose product MKKSTPLRRVEFGYFLLIALAIVQQLFIFWNIYVNQSFTFTEFLFSVGTLAALLIGFFLPVGVSTVAVFVYLVTYFVWLSTLAPVNALTLAWILLLPANTAIAIFIKLALVRSRRFIRRLEQLRKTNPDIDIDTSLGSKDAFESTLVKQANLANRYADQYSFCIMMFKLDFLPLTRESVGSHRFAKLIMELSSTIQKQIRYEDYKFSIGEGRFIILCPLTKPEYLKSLMDRIKVAMMNVPFRDKKGMSLKLVVRAGGLVFQKEQFSRYENIDDVISALERNTETDLIGEYI is encoded by the coding sequence ATGAAAAAATCCACCCCTTTACGTCGCGTCGAATTCGGTTATTTTCTGCTGATTGCCCTCGCCATCGTCCAGCAGTTGTTCATATTTTGGAACATCTATGTAAACCAAAGTTTTACTTTCACGGAATTCCTGTTCAGCGTTGGCACACTAGCCGCCTTATTGATCGGTTTCTTTCTTCCGGTAGGCGTGTCGACGGTGGCGGTTTTTGTGTATCTGGTCACTTATTTCGTATGGTTGTCCACGCTGGCCCCGGTCAATGCACTCACGCTGGCCTGGATTCTGCTGCTGCCCGCCAATACCGCCATTGCCATCTTCATCAAGCTGGCTCTGGTGAGAAGCCGGAGGTTCATCCGGCGTCTCGAGCAATTGAGGAAAACCAACCCGGATATCGACATCGACACCTCGCTTGGCAGCAAGGATGCTTTTGAAAGCACGCTGGTGAAACAAGCCAATCTGGCCAATCGGTATGCGGATCAGTACAGCTTCTGCATCATGATGTTTAAGCTCGATTTTCTCCCCCTGACCAGGGAGTCTGTCGGATCCCACCGTTTTGCCAAGCTGATTATGGAACTGTCGAGCACAATTCAGAAGCAGATTCGTTACGAGGACTATAAATTCTCTATTGGCGAAGGACGCTTTATCATTCTGTGCCCGCTCACCAAGCCGGAGTACCTCAAAAGCCTCATGGACCGCATCAAAGTCGCCATGATGAACGTACCCTTCCGTGACAAGAAAGGCATGTCCCTCAAGCTTGTGGTCCGTGCCGGCGGCCTTGTGTTCCAGAAGGAGCAATTCAGCCGATACGAAAATATCGATGACGTCATCTCTGCATTAGAACGGAATACCGAAACCGATCTCATCGGGGAATACATTTAA
- a CDS encoding carboxymuconolactone decarboxylase family protein, with product MELRMNYRSANPEAFKTLLALEQAAQKSGLDHKLYEIIKLRASQINGCSFCVDMHSKDLLSMGESVDRLLLLPMWREVPIYSDEERAVIELTECVTKLSEAGVPVEVYERVRKHFDEKQFVDLVMAITTINAWNRIGVATGLFPGCFD from the coding sequence ATGGAACTGCGAATGAATTACCGATCAGCCAATCCCGAAGCCTTCAAAACCCTGCTTGCCCTGGAGCAAGCGGCCCAAAAAAGCGGACTCGATCACAAGCTGTACGAGATCATTAAGCTCAGGGCATCCCAGATCAACGGCTGCTCCTTCTGCGTGGATATGCATTCCAAGGATCTGCTCTCCATGGGCGAAAGCGTGGACCGCCTCCTCCTTCTGCCCATGTGGCGCGAAGTCCCGATATATTCAGACGAAGAACGGGCTGTCATCGAACTGACGGAGTGCGTGACCAAGCTGTCCGAGGCTGGCGTTCCTGTAGAGGTATACGAACGCGTCCGCAAGCATTTTGACGAGAAACAATTCGTCGATTTGGTCATGGCGATCACAACGATCAATGCCTGGAACCGGATCGGTGTCGCTACAGGGCTGTTCCCGGGCTGTTTTGATTAA
- a CDS encoding RNA polymerase sigma factor, whose product MTERELFDSYNKDVYRTCYYMLRNAQDAEDLCHDVFVTVFRQDWRNVEHTRAWIMRIAMNHCLNLLRRNQTQRDKQSQVEWLHEQTTASVKSVDTIVLEKAAAAEWEKLLRQLPDKLMAVVTLRYIGELSLAEIAETLKIPVGTVKSRLHKALKIMRKKLEHHNGFWLKGENQFGTF is encoded by the coding sequence TTGACGGAACGCGAGTTATTCGATTCTTATAACAAGGATGTGTACCGCACCTGCTACTATATGCTGCGGAACGCCCAAGATGCGGAAGACCTCTGCCACGATGTATTCGTCACTGTATTTCGCCAGGATTGGAGAAACGTTGAACATACGCGCGCCTGGATCATGCGCATCGCGATGAATCATTGCTTGAACCTGCTTAGAAGGAATCAGACCCAGCGAGACAAGCAAAGCCAGGTCGAGTGGCTCCACGAGCAGACCACGGCATCGGTTAAATCCGTAGATACCATCGTATTGGAAAAGGCAGCAGCGGCGGAATGGGAGAAACTGCTGCGGCAGCTTCCGGACAAGCTGATGGCGGTTGTCACGCTCCGCTATATCGGTGAACTGTCGTTGGCGGAAATCGCCGAAACGCTGAAGATTCCCGTCGGGACGGTTAAATCAAGGCTTCACAAAGCATTGAAAATCATGCGCAAAAAACTTGAACACCATAACGGCTTCTGGCTGAAGGGAGAGAACCAATTTGGAACGTTTTGA
- a CDS encoding DUF4179 domain-containing protein, which produces MERFEGNLKNQMKTANNVSYPDFDRMWSSIQHNELKVAGGESIPLRPRKRKRIAIITGISVALMATPVYAALNYDWSNLLSYRAGIQTALEQGLGQTIEQSVTKDGITLTVHTAFIDENRTFLLYSLDPGSSRAGEQVAFDHIGLKDKEGNSIEGHYSHQWNADAGVFQGYFETDWVADGQSADIEFAMENIHFTGDGIQSINYDPNDQNTQVFPIQKDGIDSVTLQSFEQAEGNVLLQSAITFMDPEMNSRSWVRIQAIDDKKEMIKEVKPPTFGTPAASGEYLSQQVFKSDSLRSEGTRFQLAYDRTLETAEGTWSLNMALSKKQMDNGTFKEALNIPVDQVPGGTKVHEMIVTPTQVRLILTHEEKYTRVPYMNYQLDVGGTLLDGGMWFVQGQPRTTELRFEMAGLNAASLANQPVSLIAKHRVDEHAGDKNPIRLTGISAEHQSLTSNIAGYPITWTYYMKDNNLYVESFSSDPTFGGVNQTYYLDGEDRNYGMPAMIGLLGDDNNKHMDVYENFDKTELNIYAWNYTTHKRDDVLRVPLKAGK; this is translated from the coding sequence TTGGAACGTTTTGAGGGCAATTTGAAAAACCAGATGAAAACGGCGAATAACGTGTCTTATCCTGATTTTGACCGGATGTGGAGCAGTATCCAGCACAATGAACTGAAGGTGGCCGGAGGTGAATCGATTCCGCTTCGTCCGCGAAAACGAAAGCGGATTGCAATCATTACCGGGATATCCGTCGCCTTGATGGCAACGCCGGTCTATGCAGCCCTGAACTATGATTGGTCCAATCTCCTGTCTTACAGGGCCGGTATCCAGACTGCATTGGAGCAGGGGCTTGGCCAGACGATTGAGCAATCCGTTACAAAGGATGGCATAACCTTAACAGTGCACACGGCGTTTATCGATGAGAACCGAACGTTCCTGCTCTACAGTCTGGATCCAGGTTCATCACGAGCTGGCGAGCAAGTAGCCTTTGATCATATTGGACTTAAAGATAAGGAAGGGAACTCTATCGAGGGCCATTATTCCCATCAGTGGAACGCGGATGCAGGCGTATTCCAGGGGTATTTTGAGACCGATTGGGTGGCTGACGGCCAATCGGCGGATATTGAGTTTGCCATGGAGAATATCCACTTTACCGGCGATGGAATACAGTCCATCAACTACGACCCTAACGATCAAAATACACAGGTATTCCCTATTCAGAAGGATGGCATCGACAGCGTAACCCTGCAATCTTTCGAACAAGCCGAAGGAAATGTCCTGCTCCAATCGGCCATTACATTTATGGATCCCGAAATGAATAGCAGAAGCTGGGTACGAATTCAGGCGATCGATGACAAGAAAGAGATGATTAAGGAGGTTAAACCCCCTACTTTTGGAACCCCGGCAGCCTCCGGAGAATACCTGAGCCAGCAAGTATTCAAGTCTGACTCCCTACGTTCTGAGGGAACGAGGTTCCAGCTTGCTTACGATCGCACGCTTGAAACCGCAGAGGGTACTTGGAGCTTAAATATGGCCTTGTCCAAGAAGCAAATGGACAACGGCACATTTAAAGAAGCGCTGAATATCCCTGTTGATCAAGTTCCTGGAGGAACAAAAGTCCATGAAATGATTGTTACGCCGACCCAAGTAAGGCTGATCCTGACCCATGAAGAAAAGTATACCCGTGTTCCTTACATGAATTATCAACTGGATGTAGGCGGGACGCTGTTGGACGGAGGTATGTGGTTTGTTCAGGGGCAACCCAGAACAACGGAGCTGCGCTTTGAAATGGCCGGACTGAATGCGGCCTCCCTGGCGAACCAGCCGGTGTCCCTGATCGCCAAGCACCGCGTTGATGAACATGCCGGAGACAAGAATCCAATCCGCTTGACCGGCATCTCAGCTGAGCATCAAAGCTTAACGTCCAACATTGCAGGTTATCCGATCACATGGACCTATTACATGAAGGACAATAATCTCTATGTGGAATCCTTCAGCTCCGACCCGACGTTCGGCGGCGTCAACCAAACCTATTATCTTGACGGTGAAGACCGAAATTATGGCATGCCGGCCATGATCGGCCTGCTCGGCGATGACAACAATAAACATATGGACGTGTATGAGAATTTCGACAAGACCGAGCTCAACATTTACGCTTGGAACTATACCACCCATAAACGGGACGATGTCCTGCGCGTTCCGCTTAAGGCCGGAAAATAA
- a CDS encoding glycosyltransferase family 2 protein, whose translation MTDFFLVVSIISIWIAVLESIIIMAGAIVFIHKQNRQKLVNPGNLEDFPTVTVMVPAHNEELVIQATVEHILQMNYPHHKMQVIVIADNCKDHTAERLRALQANERYRDRDFLILERTGTGGKSGALNDALKLATGEWICVYDADAAPEKNALLFLTQKAMEQPERYGAVFGRNKARNRGQNFLSRCINLELVTIQRVHHTGLWQLFKLGTIPGTNFIVKTALIQDIGGWDEHAITEDTAISFEILTRGQLIALAPQAEAYQQEPEDLKVYMKQRERWAKGNYSVVTDNIHHLFDRTSWRIKLHVLYYAASYFWFMIAIIISDIIFVTNIVYQIIALFNPAVVSPFRFEGDVYMYLIIAWALMYYIYVLQINLALATDIGQSNTRNFILSCVSYFTYAQLFLIISVKAFYSMIVDKITGRESKWYKTERFG comes from the coding sequence GTGACTGACTTTTTCCTGGTCGTCTCCATTATCAGTATATGGATTGCCGTGCTGGAATCGATCATTATTATGGCCGGGGCCATCGTGTTCATTCATAAACAAAACCGGCAGAAGCTGGTGAATCCGGGCAATCTGGAGGATTTCCCCACCGTGACGGTCATGGTGCCCGCGCATAACGAGGAATTGGTCATCCAGGCAACGGTAGAACACATTCTGCAGATGAATTACCCGCATCACAAAATGCAGGTGATTGTCATCGCCGACAATTGCAAGGATCATACGGCCGAGCGCTTAAGAGCGCTGCAAGCCAATGAACGCTACCGAGACCGCGACTTTCTTATTCTGGAGAGAACCGGAACCGGCGGCAAATCGGGCGCCCTGAATGATGCGCTCAAACTGGCAACAGGCGAATGGATCTGTGTCTACGACGCGGATGCCGCACCCGAGAAAAATGCGCTGCTATTCCTGACGCAGAAAGCGATGGAGCAGCCCGAACGCTATGGGGCCGTCTTCGGCCGCAACAAGGCCCGGAACCGCGGACAGAATTTTCTGTCCCGCTGTATCAATCTGGAGTTGGTGACCATTCAGCGCGTGCATCATACCGGGTTATGGCAGCTGTTTAAGCTGGGTACCATCCCCGGCACGAACTTTATCGTGAAAACCGCGCTCATTCAGGACATCGGCGGATGGGATGAGCATGCGATCACCGAAGATACCGCAATTTCGTTCGAGATCCTGACAAGAGGCCAGCTGATTGCACTGGCACCCCAAGCTGAAGCTTATCAGCAAGAGCCCGAGGACCTGAAGGTGTACATGAAGCAGCGCGAACGCTGGGCCAAAGGCAACTACAGCGTCGTCACGGATAACATTCATCATCTGTTCGATCGGACAAGCTGGCGGATTAAGCTGCATGTGCTGTATTACGCGGCCAGTTACTTCTGGTTTATGATTGCCATCATCATCTCGGATATTATATTTGTGACCAATATTGTATATCAGATCATCGCGCTGTTTAATCCGGCCGTCGTCTCTCCCTTCAGGTTCGAGGGCGATGTCTATATGTATCTCATTATTGCCTGGGCCTTAATGTATTACATCTACGTCCTGCAGATTAACCTGGCGCTCGCAACGGACATCGGCCAGAGCAACACACGCAATTTCATTCTATCCTGCGTGTCGTACTTCACCTACGCCCAGCTGTTCCTCATCATATCTGTCAAAGCCTTCTACTCCATGATTGTTGATAAGATCACGGGCAGGGAGTCCAAGTGGTACAAGACGGAGCGGTTTGGATAG
- a CDS encoding DUF896 domain-containing protein yields the protein MIQSLTRINELAKKQREGTLTAAEKAEQQVLRTDYLHEIRGQVLSTFSGLSIVDPAGNDVTPEKLRNEQKKLREN from the coding sequence ATGATTCAAAGCTTAACCCGGATTAATGAATTGGCTAAAAAACAGCGGGAGGGCACACTCACTGCTGCGGAAAAAGCCGAACAGCAAGTTTTGCGCACGGACTATCTGCATGAAATTCGCGGACAGGTGCTAAGCACCTTCTCGGGATTAAGCATCGTGGATCCCGCCGGAAATGACGTGACACCTGAGAAACTTCGTAATGAGCAGAAGAAGCTGAGAGAAAACTAA
- a CDS encoding sigma-70 family RNA polymerase sigma factor: MQHEQELEVKLAKKGNHEAFIKLIKPLELQMYNIAKAILRHDEDCADAMQEAILKAYKSLPSLRQAPLFKTWLLRILINECNMILRKKSHVIPLLNLDQAEHITPSLDVNIDLREAVYRLEEVSRTIIILHYFRDLPAAPAALLNTRTCMSRSQLNRNPSRLDPLCIVQSIKYIYRNLNSICL, translated from the coding sequence GTGCAGCATGAGCAAGAATTAGAGGTCAAACTCGCCAAGAAGGGAAACCATGAAGCGTTTATCAAGCTTATAAAGCCATTAGAACTGCAAATGTACAACATAGCGAAAGCCATACTCCGACACGACGAGGATTGTGCAGATGCCATGCAGGAAGCCATATTAAAAGCATACAAGTCACTCCCGAGTCTAAGACAAGCGCCCCTATTTAAAACTTGGTTGCTTCGCATCCTGATCAATGAATGCAACATGATCCTGCGTAAAAAAAGCCATGTGATCCCTTTGCTCAACCTGGATCAAGCCGAACATATTACACCAAGCCTTGATGTCAATATCGATTTGCGAGAGGCGGTTTACCGGTTGGAGGAAGTATCCCGTACCATCATTATCCTGCACTATTTTCGTGACCTGCCAGCGGCTCCGGCAGCACTCTTAAATACACGTACATGTATGAGCCGTTCCCAACTAAACCGAAATCCATCACGATTAGACCCTTTGTGTATAGTGCAGAGCATAAAATATATATACCGGAACTTGAATTCCATTTGCCTGTAG
- a CDS encoding glycoside hydrolase family 3 protein, with protein sequence MKYPFQNPDLPLEERVNDLVSRFTLDEKIELMCQYQAEIPRLGVQKYKHGTEGAHGVAWLGEATVFPQNTGLACTWNPELMREIGSVIAEEARVYYQRDRAINGLTIWAPTVDLERDPRWGRTEEAYGEDPHLTGKLATELVKGMQGDHPFYYKTVATLKHFYGNNNEVDRGSASVSIDPRNKREYYLKAFEAPFREGKAGSMMTAYNGINGTPCNLNHEVNDIVKQEWGMDGFVVGDAGDVLGTVMDHHYVSSYAEAVAGSVKAGIDSITDDQDISFRALRDALEQGLLEEQDLDHAIRNSFRVRFRLGEFDPEERNPYSHVPESKLCTSEHAELSLRAARESIVLLKNDGLLPLQRDQLKSAAVIGPLANEAFTDWYSGTPPYRIKPLQGVQEKMQDRSVHFHTGLDQVRLRSAVSGQYVALSSEENGRLLANTAESTNAAVFERNDWGWGSVTLRLASSGKFVTETETGLHATADEARGWFVKEAFSFEALLDGSFMMKNWEGKPILLDEHGRLVVGGTEDTGTPFVIETVQDGIAEAVAAAASAETALVFVGNSPFINGKETIDRPDITLPPAQQALIQAVYEANPNTVVVIVGGYPFSVNWEQEHVPSILFTSHAGQELGHAVADVLYGDYNPGGRLNMTWYKSTEQLPDLMDYDIIKGKRTYQYFDGDVLYPFGHGLSYSRFHYSGLSLSQPKITAEGSVTVTVAVKNEGQLAGDEVVQLYVKAGSSRVIRPLKSLKGFRRIHLAPGASETVSFELKAEDLAFWDVTRDRYCVEKGTYTLMAGPSSSQLPVTAALQVEGETIPPRTLREPARAVNYDDYQGVFLDECREGGESIRLTGETGWIAFHDVDLGDASVTFQARVSGHIKGGEIVITTGSPDGPAAGSCKVLPTGGRQAWTTVQSELTGLTGRSDVFLIMQGEVQISWFRIA encoded by the coding sequence ATGAAATATCCATTCCAGAATCCGGATCTTCCGCTGGAAGAACGGGTTAACGATCTTGTATCCCGATTTACCTTGGACGAGAAAATCGAATTAATGTGCCAATACCAGGCGGAAATCCCCCGTCTCGGCGTGCAAAAATATAAACATGGCACCGAAGGCGCTCACGGCGTGGCATGGCTTGGCGAAGCAACCGTGTTCCCGCAAAATACCGGGCTTGCGTGCACCTGGAATCCCGAGCTAATGCGGGAGATCGGATCCGTCATCGCGGAGGAAGCCCGCGTCTATTACCAGCGCGACCGGGCCATCAACGGATTGACCATCTGGGCGCCCACGGTGGATCTGGAACGCGACCCTCGCTGGGGACGCACGGAAGAAGCCTACGGGGAAGACCCGCATCTGACCGGGAAACTCGCCACCGAGCTTGTGAAGGGCATGCAGGGAGACCATCCCTTCTACTATAAAACCGTAGCTACGCTGAAACACTTCTACGGCAATAACAACGAAGTTGACCGCGGCAGCGCCTCGGTAAGCATCGATCCGAGAAACAAGCGCGAGTATTATCTGAAGGCTTTCGAGGCACCGTTCCGGGAAGGGAAAGCCGGTTCCATGATGACCGCGTATAACGGCATCAACGGCACGCCGTGCAACCTGAACCATGAAGTAAACGACATCGTCAAACAGGAATGGGGCATGGACGGATTCGTGGTTGGAGACGCGGGTGACGTTCTGGGCACCGTTATGGACCATCATTATGTCTCTTCCTATGCAGAGGCCGTTGCCGGCTCCGTTAAAGCCGGAATCGACAGCATCACCGACGACCAGGACATCTCCTTCCGCGCGCTCCGTGACGCATTGGAGCAAGGGTTATTGGAAGAGCAGGATCTCGATCATGCCATCCGCAATTCCTTCCGTGTCCGGTTCCGCCTCGGCGAGTTCGATCCGGAAGAACGGAATCCTTACAGCCATGTTCCGGAGTCAAAGCTCTGCACGTCCGAGCATGCCGAACTATCTCTGCGGGCCGCCCGGGAATCGATCGTGCTGCTGAAAAACGACGGATTGCTGCCCCTTCAGCGCGATCAGTTGAAATCCGCTGCTGTCATCGGGCCCCTGGCTAACGAAGCATTTACGGATTGGTACAGCGGCACGCCTCCATACCGGATTAAGCCGCTTCAGGGCGTGCAGGAGAAAATGCAGGACCGCAGCGTCCATTTTCATACGGGATTAGATCAGGTACGTCTTCGTTCTGCTGTTAGCGGCCAATATGTAGCCCTATCTTCGGAAGAGAATGGCCGGCTGCTTGCAAACACGGCTGAATCTACCAATGCAGCGGTGTTCGAGCGGAACGACTGGGGCTGGGGTTCCGTCACGCTCCGGCTCGCCAGCAGCGGCAAATTCGTAACCGAAACCGAAACGGGACTGCACGCAACGGCCGACGAAGCTCGTGGCTGGTTCGTAAAAGAGGCTTTCAGCTTTGAGGCGTTACTGGATGGAAGCTTTATGATGAAGAATTGGGAAGGCAAACCGATCCTGCTGGATGAGCATGGACGGCTTGTCGTTGGCGGTACCGAGGATACGGGAACGCCATTTGTCATCGAGACGGTTCAGGACGGCATCGCTGAAGCCGTCGCAGCGGCAGCATCGGCTGAAACCGCCCTGGTATTCGTGGGGAACAGTCCGTTCATTAACGGCAAGGAAACGATCGACCGTCCCGACATTACGCTCCCGCCCGCCCAGCAAGCCTTAATTCAGGCGGTGTACGAAGCTAATCCCAATACGGTGGTTGTCATCGTAGGCGGGTATCCGTTCTCCGTGAACTGGGAACAGGAGCATGTGCCATCCATCCTCTTCACATCTCACGCCGGGCAGGAGCTGGGCCATGCAGTTGCCGACGTTCTGTACGGAGATTACAATCCGGGCGGCCGCTTAAACATGACGTGGTACAAGTCGACCGAACAGCTTCCGGATCTGATGGATTACGACATCATCAAAGGGAAGCGGACCTATCAATATTTCGACGGGGATGTGCTGTACCCGTTCGGTCATGGTCTCAGCTATTCCCGCTTCCATTACAGCGGTCTGTCGCTAAGCCAGCCGAAAATCACGGCTGAAGGCAGCGTAACCGTCACCGTTGCCGTCAAGAATGAGGGCCAGTTGGCTGGGGATGAGGTGGTTCAGCTGTATGTGAAGGCTGGTTCCTCCCGCGTCATCCGTCCTCTCAAATCGTTGAAAGGCTTCCGTCGCATCCATCTGGCCCCGGGCGCTTCGGAAACGGTAAGCTTTGAGCTCAAAGCGGAGGATCTGGCCTTCTGGGATGTCACCCGGGATCGCTATTGCGTTGAAAAGGGAACCTATACGCTCATGGCTGGACCGTCCTCCAGCCAATTGCCGGTCACCGCAGCCCTTCAAGTCGAAGGGGAGACGATCCCACCACGCACGCTGCGCGAGCCTGCTCGAGCGGTGAATTATGACGACTACCAGGGTGTCTTCCTGGATGAATGCCGTGAAGGCGGCGAAAGCATCCGTTTAACCGGTGAAACGGGCTGGATCGCTTTCCATGACGTGGATCTCGGCGACGCTTCGGTAACGTTCCAAGCTAGGGTGAGCGGACATATCAAGGGCGGCGAAATCGTCATTACGACCGGCAGCCCGGATGGTCCTGCAGCTGGAAGCTGCAAGGTTCTGCCGACTGGGGGTCGCCAAGCCTGGACGACAGTCCAGTCCGAATTGACGGGATTAACAGGACGGTCTGACGTCTTCCTCATCATGCAAGGCGAAGTGCAAATCAGCTGGTTCCGCATAGCTTAG
- a CDS encoding sigma-70 family RNA polymerase sigma factor, whose protein sequence is MLLDQIYTEYKPMMFGLAYRMLGSAADAEDIVQDVFSQFVQMDRGEVLNEKAYLAKMTTNRCINLLKSSRRQRETYTGPWLPEPMPDYDMLTRSDPAERRETIGYAYLVLLQRLTPLERAIYIAKDTLGLEYPIIAEMLGKTEISCRKTFSRAKQKMGQATERANGETARTETQERFVEAFLRASDMGNFKPLLSFLKEEVTLLSDGGGKAKAAINPILGVERVRAFFEGLSAKGSFREGFEPVSVNGEPGLLLKRDGRVSMVLTVEWEPDLSRISQIFLVVNPDKLQLFNQNSPGTAL, encoded by the coding sequence ATGTTATTGGATCAAATCTATACCGAATACAAGCCGATGATGTTCGGCCTGGCTTACCGGATGCTGGGGAGTGCAGCGGATGCGGAGGACATCGTACAGGATGTTTTTTCCCAATTCGTGCAGATGGATCGGGGAGAAGTGCTGAACGAGAAAGCGTATTTGGCCAAAATGACAACGAACCGCTGCATCAACCTGTTGAAATCGTCCAGACGCCAGCGCGAGACGTATACCGGTCCCTGGCTCCCGGAGCCGATGCCGGATTATGACATGCTGACGCGGTCCGATCCTGCGGAACGCCGCGAAACGATTGGTTACGCCTACCTCGTGCTGCTTCAGCGGTTAACGCCGCTGGAGCGTGCCATTTATATCGCCAAGGATACGCTGGGTCTTGAATACCCGATCATAGCGGAGATGCTTGGAAAGACGGAGATCAGCTGCCGCAAAACCTTCAGCCGTGCCAAGCAGAAAATGGGCCAGGCCACGGAAAGGGCTAATGGAGAAACCGCCCGGACGGAAACGCAGGAACGCTTCGTTGAAGCATTCCTGCGGGCGTCCGATATGGGCAATTTTAAGCCGCTGCTGTCTTTTTTGAAGGAAGAGGTTACGCTGCTATCGGATGGCGGCGGCAAAGCGAAGGCTGCCATTAATCCGATACTGGGCGTGGAACGGGTACGTGCGTTTTTCGAGGGGTTGTCTGCCAAAGGCTCGTTCCGAGAAGGCTTTGAGCCTGTTTCCGTAAACGGAGAGCCCGGCTTATTGCTGAAGCGGGACGGCAGGGTCTCCATGGTGCTAACGGTAGAGTGGGAACCCGACTTATCCCGCATCAGCCAGATTTTCCTTGTGGTGAATCCGGATAAATTGCAGCTATTTAATCAAAACAGCCCGGGAACAGCCCTGTAG